The sequence CTGTTCAAAGGGCGTTGTGCGGAAATGCCTGTCCATCTCCCTGGCACCGGCCAGAAGTTCGCGAAAATTCTCCATGCCCACGGCCAGGGCGATGGACATGCCGATACAGGACCACAGGGAGTAGCGCCCCCCGACCCAGTCCCAGAAGGCGAACATGTTGGCCGGGTCGATGCCGAAGTCTTTGACAGCGGGCTCATTGGTGGACAAGGCCACGAAATGCTTGGCCACGTCGGCCTGCGCCGCGCCGCTTCCAAGGAACCAGTCGCGGGCGGTGTGCGCGTTGGTCAGGGTCTCCTGGGTGGTGAAGGTCTTGGAGGCGATGATGAAAAGCGTGCTCTCGGGGCGAACCCTGCCCAGCACCTGAGCGATGTGCGTGCCGTCGATGTTGGACACGAAATGAAAATTCAGGTCGGGCTGACGGTAGTAGTCAAGCGCCGCCGTGACCATGCGCGGCCCCAGGTCCGAACCGCCGATGCCGATGTTGACCACGTCCGTTATACGCTCGCCCGTGCAGCCTTTCCATTCGCCGGAGCGGACCTTGGCCGTGAAAACCTCCATCTGGTCCAGTACCGCTTGCACCTGCTCGACCACGTTCACCCCGTCAACGAGAATGGGCTGCTCCGCATCCGCCCGCAGAGCCACATGCAGTACGGCCCGATTCTCCGTGGTGTTGATCCGCGTCCCGGAAAACATGGCCTCGATCCGCCCGGCCACGTCGGCCTCGCCGGCCAGATCAAAAAGCAGGTTCATGGTCGTGTCCGTGACCCTGTTCTTGGAATAATCCAGAAAAAGACCGGCGCCTTCCGCTGAAAAACGATCGAAACGGCCCGGATCGCGCTCGAAAAGCTCCCGCATGGGGACCAGGTCCGAGACGTGTTCGCGCAAAGCTTTCCAAGGAGCGGACTGGTCAATCACAGGAAACCTCCGGTCATTTTTTCAAACTGTGCAGAACCTGGCCGATCCTGTCCAGGCAACCGGACAGGGTTTCGTCATCGAGCGCATAGGAAATACGGATGCAGCGGTCATCGCCAAAGGCCGCGCCAGGCACCAGGGCCACGCCGGCCTTGTCCAGCAATAGCCCGCACAGGGCCGTGGAATCCGGCACTTCGGGCGTGTAATACCAATCCACCTGCGGAAACAGGTAGAACGCCCCGGCCGGCTCCGGACAGACCACATGCCCCCAGGACCGGATCTTGGACAGCCCGAGGTCGCGGCGACGCACAAAGGCTTCGCGCATGGGGGTCAGACATTCCCATCCGCCGGTCAGGGCCGCCAGGGCCGCCTTCTGGGCGATGGAGCAGATGTTGGATGTGGACTGGCCCTGAATCTTGGTCATGGCCTTGATCAGGTCCGCATGGGCCAAGGTGTAGCCAACCCGCCAGCCGGTCATGGCGAAGCTCTTGGCCAGGCCGTTGGCCACGGCGAAATTTTCGGGATAGCGCTGCCACCAGGGAGCCAGGGAAGCGGGCTTTGCCGGAGCGTAAACCAGCTGGTCGTAAATTTCATCGGAAATGACAAAAACGCCCTTGTCCACGGCCCAGGCCGCTATGGCATCAAGCTGCGCCTGGGTGTAATGGCAGCCCGTGGGGTTTGAGGGCGTGTTCATGATCAGGCAGCGAGTGCGCGGTGTGCGAACCGCTTCCAGCTGCTCCACGCTGACCAGGAAATTGTTCTGCGGCTCCGTGGTCACGAAAACGGACACGCCGTCGGCCAGCTGCACCAAGGCAGGATAGCTGACCCAATACGGCGCGGGGATGATGACTTCGTCGCCCGGGTCAAGCAGCACCTGAAACAGGTTGTAGAGGCTCTGTTTGCCGCCGTTGGTCACGACGACATTCTCCATGGCCGCGTCCACGCCGTAAAACGTCTTGAAATACCCGGCCACGGCCGTGCGCAACTCAGGGATGCCCGGTACGGGAGTGTAGCGGGTGAAGCCCTCGTCCATGGCGATCTTGGCCGCATCGCAGACATGTTCGGGGGTGCGGAAATCGGGCTCGCCCACGGCCAGGCTGACAATCTGCCGTCCTGCGGCGCGCAGCTCCTGGGCCTTGGTGTTGATGGTCAGGGTCGCGGAAGGCTTGATCCTGGTAATGCGTTGCGCCAGCTTCATTGTCGTGATGTCTCCATTGGGACGTTTGGTGTGTGAATGAAGGTCAGATTACCGCGTTGGCCACATGATCTTCCATCGCGATTTCCAGTTCCGCCAGGATGATGTCGGACAGCCCCAGAATCCCGGCCTCGCTACTGGTGACAAGGATCAGGTCGGGGTCCTGGCGCAGGCCGATGCCTATCTTCCTGCACACAAGATTGGCCAGCCGCACCAGAACCAGCAGGGTGTTGCCCTGGTCATAATCCCGGCGATGATGATCCCGGCAGACATGACAGTAGGATTCGGGCAGATTCCATTTTTCGAGCAACAAAAAACCGCATTCGGGGTGCATGGTTTCGACGAATTCATCGGCTGCGGTTTTGGTGATCCTGGGCGCGTCCTTGTCTTTCTCGCCCACCGAAACCAGGGCTTTCAAAACAAGGAGCTTGCCCACGTCGTGAATGAGTCCGGCGATGAAAGCCTCGGGGACGAGCTCGACGTGGTCGCAACGCCTGGCCAGCCACTGGGCGCCGAAAGCGCAGGCGACGGAATGTTTCCACAAGGTGGCCGTGTATTGCTGCACGAACGGGTTGCGGGAGCTGTAGTTCTTGCGCTGCGTGGTCACCATCACGCTATTGACCACCTCGCGCAGGCCGATGCGCACCACGGCGTCCTGAATCCGGCTGACTTTCTTGATGCCGCGAAAAAAAGAGGAATTGGCGACTTTGAGCACTTCCGCCGCGAGCACTTGGTCCTGGGCAATGTAACTGATGACCTTGTCGGTGTCCGGGTCGGCCTTGGTCGCCTCCTGGTGCACCAGAAGGGCCGTGCGATCGAAAACAGGCAGGTCGCTGCCGGGTTCATCCAGAAACTCCCGCACGCGGTCATGAATAGAGGCAATTTCAAACATTCCTAGACTCCGAGTATCCGTCGCAAATCGGCCAGAGGCCGGGGTTTCTGGACCCGAGGCAAGGTCCTCAAGACCTCTTCCACCGTGGTCATTCCAATCGCCGCCTTGGTGATCCCGTCTTCCATCAGGGAAATCATGCCGGCCTTCTCCACGCTGATCACGCGCAGCTCATGAGTCGTCTTGCGCTGCAACACCGCATCCCGAATAAAGACTTCCGGAATGAGCATCTCATACACGGCCAGACGGCCCTTGTACCCGCTGTGCCTGCAGGCCGCACACCCCCGCCCCTTGCGGAACTCGGCGCCGGCCAGATCGCCGTAGGTGCAGCCCATCCGCCGAAGCTGACTCAGGTCGGGCTGATAGGGAACCGCGCAATGCGGGCAGACCCGTCGCACCAGTCGCTGCGAGAGAATGCAGGACAGGGTCGAGGAAACCAGAAACGGCTCGATGTCCATATCCAGCAGGCGAACCAGGGCGCCGATGCTGTCCTCGGTGTGAAAGGTCGTCAGCACCTTATGTCCGGTCAAGGCGGTCTGAATGCACATCTCCGCCGAAAAATGGTCGCGCACCTCGCCGATGACCACAATATCCGGATCCTGGCGGACGATGTGCTTCAGCGTCTCCTCGAAGGTCAGGCCAATGGAGGGCATGATGGAGCATTGCCCAATCCCGCGCACCTTGTATTCCACCGGATCCTCGGCCGTGATGATGCTCACTTCTGGCCGGTTCAGATAATTGATGCAGCTGTACACCGTGGTCGACTTGCCGGAACCTGTGGGCCCGGTGACCATGATGACCCCGGACGGCGCGTCCAGGGCCTCGTCCATGAACCGGCTGAGCATGCCCGGAAGCATTCCCAGCTCGTGCATGGGCAACAGCTCTTCCTGATTCTTCAGCAGGCGCATGACGATCTGTTCGCCGTACACCGTGACGTAGAAGGACATGCGCAGGTCGATCTGCACGCCCATGTGATTAAAAATGAGCCGCCCGTCCTGATGCCGCCGCTTCTCCGCGATGTCCGCGCCGCACATGATCTTGAAACGGCTGACCAGCGGAGCCACCGCGCCGATGGGATAATCGCGGAAATGGACCATGACGCCGTCTTCGCGAAAACGGACCCGCAGCCGGTCGGCCATGGGCTCGACGTGAATGTCGCTGGCCCCGCGCTTGAACGCGGCCAGCACGATGGAATTGGCGATCTCGACGATGTTCAGGCGGTTCAAGTCCGCCCCGTTGCCGATGCGCAGCTCTTCCTTGCGCTTGCTCAGCACGTCGTCGAGCTGACTGACCCGCGTAATGCAGACGACAATGTTCTTGCCGAAATAGTCCCGCGCCGCATCCAGGCTGCGCGGATCCAGCGGATCGACAAAGGCGATCCGCACCGCGCCATCAGGCTGCATGTCGAAAGGCACAAAGCGGTACTGTTCGTAATACTCCACGGGACCACGGCTCATCAGTCCGGGGTCCGGCTCTTTGGCCGTCAGCTCCAGGATCGGCAATCCGAGCTGCATGGCCAGTATTTCCGTCAGTTTCTCGTCAGCCAGAAATTTATGCTGGATGAGGATGTCGCCGAGCTTCTGCTGCCGCCCGCCCTGCAGCTGCAAATCCAGGGCGCGGTTGAGCTCCTCGTCCGTCAAATAGCCCAAACCGTTCAGCAGGTCGCCGATGCGCAGTTCGCCCTGATTGCGGCGAACGGTTTGGCGGATGTTTTCATCCGTGACATACCCAAGCTCCCGCACGACCTCGCACAGCGGCTTGCTCATATGCAGCTTGGAGGAGACCCGCCGCGCGTATTGCGCCTGCTGGATGGTCAGATGCCCCTCGCGGATCAAAAGCTGGATAATGGGCTTGAAGACCTCTTCGTTGCCCGCGCCGTTACCGTTGCCGGTATCCAGATCA is a genomic window of Desulfomicrobium baculatum DSM 4028 containing:
- a CDS encoding GspE/PulE family protein, whose amino-acid sequence is MSQDRDLDTGNGNGAGNEEVFKPIIQLLIREGHLTIQQAQYARRVSSKLHMSKPLCEVVRELGYVTDENIRQTVRRNQGELRIGDLLNGLGYLTDEELNRALDLQLQGGRQQKLGDILIQHKFLADEKLTEILAMQLGLPILELTAKEPDPGLMSRGPVEYYEQYRFVPFDMQPDGAVRIAFVDPLDPRSLDAARDYFGKNIVVCITRVSQLDDVLSKRKEELRIGNGADLNRLNIVEIANSIVLAAFKRGASDIHVEPMADRLRVRFREDGVMVHFRDYPIGAVAPLVSRFKIMCGADIAEKRRHQDGRLIFNHMGVQIDLRMSFYVTVYGEQIVMRLLKNQEELLPMHELGMLPGMLSRFMDEALDAPSGVIMVTGPTGSGKSTTVYSCINYLNRPEVSIITAEDPVEYKVRGIGQCSIMPSIGLTFEETLKHIVRQDPDIVVIGEVRDHFSAEMCIQTALTGHKVLTTFHTEDSIGALVRLLDMDIEPFLVSSTLSCILSQRLVRRVCPHCAVPYQPDLSQLRRMGCTYGDLAGAEFRKGRGCAACRHSGYKGRLAVYEMLIPEVFIRDAVLQRKTTHELRVISVEKAGMISLMEDGITKAAIGMTTVEEVLRTLPRVQKPRPLADLRRILGV
- a CDS encoding pyridoxal phosphate-dependent aminotransferase, giving the protein MKLAQRITRIKPSATLTINTKAQELRAAGRQIVSLAVGEPDFRTPEHVCDAAKIAMDEGFTRYTPVPGIPELRTAVAGYFKTFYGVDAAMENVVVTNGGKQSLYNLFQVLLDPGDEVIIPAPYWVSYPALVQLADGVSVFVTTEPQNNFLVSVEQLEAVRTPRTRCLIMNTPSNPTGCHYTQAQLDAIAAWAVDKGVFVISDEIYDQLVYAPAKPASLAPWWQRYPENFAVANGLAKSFAMTGWRVGYTLAHADLIKAMTKIQGQSTSNICSIAQKAALAALTGGWECLTPMREAFVRRRDLGLSKIRSWGHVVCPEPAGAFYLFPQVDWYYTPEVPDSTALCGLLLDKAGVALVPGAAFGDDRCIRISYALDDETLSGCLDRIGQVLHSLKK
- a CDS encoding HDOD domain-containing protein; its protein translation is MFEIASIHDRVREFLDEPGSDLPVFDRTALLVHQEATKADPDTDKVISYIAQDQVLAAEVLKVANSSFFRGIKKVSRIQDAVVRIGLREVVNSVMVTTQRKNYSSRNPFVQQYTATLWKHSVACAFGAQWLARRCDHVELVPEAFIAGLIHDVGKLLVLKALVSVGEKDKDAPRITKTAADEFVETMHPECGFLLLEKWNLPESYCHVCRDHHRRDYDQGNTLLVLVRLANLVCRKIGIGLRQDPDLILVTSSEAGILGLSDIILAELEIAMEDHVANAVI
- the pgi gene encoding glucose-6-phosphate isomerase, with protein sequence MIDQSAPWKALREHVSDLVPMRELFERDPGRFDRFSAEGAGLFLDYSKNRVTDTTMNLLFDLAGEADVAGRIEAMFSGTRINTTENRAVLHVALRADAEQPILVDGVNVVEQVQAVLDQMEVFTAKVRSGEWKGCTGERITDVVNIGIGGSDLGPRMVTAALDYYRQPDLNFHFVSNIDGTHIAQVLGRVRPESTLFIIASKTFTTQETLTNAHTARDWFLGSGAAQADVAKHFVALSTNEPAVKDFGIDPANMFAFWDWVGGRYSLWSCIGMSIALAVGMENFRELLAGAREMDRHFRTTPFEQNIPVLLALLGVWYRNFYGLEAHAVLPYDQYLALLPAYLQQADMESNGKGVTRDGRPVTYATGPILWGEPGTNGQHAFYQLLHQGTTVVPCDFLVAVNPLHEVGEHHTILLANFLAQTEALMRGRTLAEAEGELASLAPEAREALAPHKAFPGNRPSNSLVYERLTPRVLGSLISMYEHKIFVQGVIWGINSFDQMGVELGKQLAGVILPELRGGKVAGHDASTLGLIRYCLDRRTS